CGCCGCCCGGACGAAGGCGCCGCCAGTCGGCCGGAGGATCCGACGAGAAATCGGCCCGCTCGATCCGGATCTCGCGCGTCAGGGGGACCTTCCGCGTCCCCTCCTTGCCGATGTCCCGGGGCCATAAGGGGACCTCCAGTCCCTCCACGCGGTCGTCCGGCCAGTTCGTGATCGTCACCTTGAGAGGCCGCAGGACCACCATCGCCCGCGGCGCCATGGCGTTCAGGTCGTCGCGGATCGCGTCCTCGAGCAGCTCCATGCTGACGCGGCTATTCGCCTTGTCCACGCCGATGCGGGATGCGAAGAGCCGGATCCCTTCCGGCGCGTAGCCGCGGCGGCGCATCCCGGCGATCGTCGGCATGCGGGGATCGTCCCAGCCGGAGACGAGGCCCTCTTCCACCAGCTGCAGCAGTTTCCGCTTGCTCATCACGGTGTAATCGAGGTTCAACCGCGCGAACTCGTACTGGCGCGGACGGGGCTCGGGAAAGAGGTTGTCGACGAGCCAGTCGTAGATCGCCCGGTTGTTCTCGAACTCGAGCGTACAGATGGAGTGCGTGATCCCCTCGATCGCGTCGGAGAGCGGGTGGGCGAAGTCGTACATCGGGTAGATGCACCAGGCGTCGCCCCGGCGGTAGTGCGTCGCGTGGCGGATGCGGTAGAGCAGCGGGTCGCGCAGCTTCATGTTTCGCGCCGCCATGTCGATCTTCGCGCGCAGGACGTGCGCCCCGTCGGGGAACTCCCCCGCCTTCATGCGGGCGAAGAGATCGAGGTTTTCCTCCACCGTGCGGTTCCGGTGCGGGCTGTCCGCGCCCGGTTCCGTGATCGTCCCGCGGCCCTTCCGGATCTCCTCGTCGCTCTGGCTATCCACGTATGCCTTGCCGTCCCGGATCAGGCGGATCGCCAGCTCGTACAGTGTTTCGTAATAATCCGAGGCGAAGAAGAACTTCTCTTTCCAGTCGAATCCGAGCCAGCGCACGTCGCGTTGGATCGATTCGACGTATTTCATGTCCTCGGTTTCCGGGTTCGTGTCGTCAAACCGCAGGTGGCAGGCGCCGCCGAACTCGGTGGCGATGCCGAAGTTGATGCAGATCGACTTGGCGTGGCCGATGTGCAGGAAGCCGTTCGGCTCGGGGGGAAAGCGTGTCGCCACACGGCCGCCGTACACGCCGGCATCGGTGTCCCGCCGGACGATCTCGCGGAGGAAGTCGAGGTTTTCCCGCGGTTCGGATCCCTGGGGCCGGGAGTTCGGGTCGGTCATGGCGGAGCACATTATACCGGAACATCGAAGTTTGTTTCATGAATGTCCCGGTTCCGGGGTTTACAGCCTCAGCAGGATGTCGGCGATCCGCTCGGCGGCGTGGCCGTCCCCCCGTCACGAACAGCAGGTCGCTGATGGCGTCGGTGAGCTTCCGGTTGATCT
The Deltaproteobacteria bacterium genome window above contains:
- a CDS encoding glutamine--tRNA ligase/YqeY domain fusion protein; the protein is MTDPNSRPQGSEPRENLDFLREIVRRDTDAGVYGGRVATRFPPEPNGFLHIGHAKSICINFGIATEFGGACHLRFDDTNPETEDMKYVESIQRDVRWLGFDWKEKFFFASDYYETLYELAIRLIRDGKAYVDSQSDEEIRKGRGTITEPGADSPHRNRTVEENLDLFARMKAGEFPDGAHVLRAKIDMAARNMKLRDPLLYRIRHATHYRRGDAWCIYPMYDFAHPLSDAIEGITHSICTLEFENNRAIYDWLVDNLFPEPRPRQYEFARLNLDYTVMSKRKLLQLVEEGLVSGWDDPRMPTIAGMRRRGYAPEGIRLFASRIGVDKANSRVSMELLEDAIRDDLNAMAPRAMVVLRPLKVTITNWPDDRVEGLEVPLWPRDIGKEGTRKVPLTREIRIERADFSSDPPADWRRLRPGGETRLMGGYFLRCDEVVHDPATGEVAELRCSYDPESLGAPSKGDRKKTTAIQWVSASHAVPAEVRLYDRLFTVADPENVEEGKTFKELLNPASVEVLRGSLVEPALASAAPGDRFQFVRHGYFIADEVDSKPGAPVFNRIVGLKDKYRPQR